The sequence below is a genomic window from Corynebacterium afermentans subsp. afermentans.
AAGATGTGGTACTCCGAGTCGACGCTCTGGCCCGGGAAGGCGTAGCCGTCGCCGCCCGCGTGGATCTCCGTGGAGGCGGTGCGGCCCATGTAGGTGGAGTTCTTCTTCGCGCGCTCCTCCGGGAAGTACTCGGTGAACGCGGATTTCCCGTCGAACATGGTCAGGTCGTGGTTGCCCGGTAGCACGGAGTAGTTCACCCCGGCATCCTCGAGCGTTTTCATCGCGCGGTCCGCGATGTCCCAGCTGGCGCGGTCTTCCGGCTGGTCCACCACGTCGCCCAGGTGGGTGACAAACTGCGTGCCCAGCTTCTTGTGGTTTTCAGCCAGGAACTCGGTCTGCACATCAAATGGGTTGGTGCCGTAGCGGTCGCCGAAGATGTCGCCGGCGGCCTCGGTGCCGTAACGAGCGTAGAACTGGGTGTCCGGCATGACGCCGAGGGTGAAGCGGGAGGCGAGATCCTCCGCGTTGGCGACGGGAACTGGGGTGAGCAGGGCGAGAGCAGTAATCGCGGCGATGTGCTTGCGCATGGCAGTCCTTCGTTTCTAGAGGGGCGGTAGGCAGTTGGAAACGTAGCACCCTCAGGTTTCGCTGAGGTAAAATTCAGGTGAAACTTAAGCTTATCGACGCCCACGCGTCGCCCTTACCCATGTTTCCCCAGGGAATTCTTTTTGGACCCATTTTTCGGCTCCGAAAGATATAGGAAAGATATAGCGGGGCGAATGCGGGCCGGAATTCGCTATTTCCCCTGGTCAGCGAATTGTTCCGATATCTTTCTATATCTTTTTGGGCGCGAAAACCCTTACCCCGCAACGATGTTGCGCACCGCCACGCCCATGATCACCAGGCCCACCACTAGCACGAAGATGGTGTCCGGTTTGTCACCCTCGCGCTGCTCCTTGATCTGCTCGATGTCGGCATCCGAGAGGTTCTCCCGGTCGAACTCTTGGCGCGAGAGCTCAAGGTGCTCGTCGCTGTGCTGCTCCGGCAGCTCGGCGTTAGTCATGCTGGTTTAGGTTACGCGTGTTGCTGTAGGGAGCGGTGTTTTGCATTCGCCTATCGACGGGCCTCCGGTTGACCACCTCGCAGTTCACGCCAGCAGCGCCGCCATTCGCGCAGATGGTGAAAGGCTAATGGTGAAAGTCCGAAAATTTTCGCGGATTCACCATCCCTCATTCACCATCTGTGCGGTCTACCGTCTGATCGGGAGGATCTGCGGCACCACCACCGGACGTCCAATTGTTTGCCAGGTTTTGGTGATCTAGATTTTTAACTCGTCACCGTTTGGCCTGTGTCCCGAAGGATCGCACCACCATGTCCCGTTCCCGCATCGCAACTGCCACGCTCGCCTGCGCGCTCGCCGTCGGCACTGTTCAAGTCCCCGTCGCTGAGGCGCAGTCGTCAGGGAGTTCGACCAGCACCGTCGACCAGCAAGGATTCGACAAAGCGACCGCAAAGTGGCAGCCGCTTTTTAGCGACGCATCCGCCTCACTCCAACAGGCCGAACGCGACGCCAAAGCAGCGAAGGTGCAGCGCGACGCTGCGAACGCCGCCGTGCGAAACGCGGAGGCAGCGCTGACCGCGGCTGAGGCGGAGTTCGCGTGGGCGCAGGCCGCGGACCAGGACGCGCTGGCGGCGGCGGTGGAGTCCGCTCGGGAGCGCCTGGCCGGTGCGGAGCAGGGTGTCGAGGACGCGTACGAGCTTTCCGCCGCCGAGCAGATGACCCTCGACGAGGCCGAAGACTACGTCGCCGAAGCCGAAGCAGAGCTGGCGCAGGTCAACGCGCAGCGCCCGACTCTGGCGCAGTACACCACCACCGAAACCAACACCGCAGCTGTCGTGCTGGGTGTGCTGGCTGCGCTGGCGGTCGTGGGCATCGGCGTGGTGGCGTTGGCGCCGCGCCTCGGCATCGAGCTGCCCTGGCAGTAGCGACTCAGCCCCAGGGCACACCAAACTTATCGACGGCTAAAGTGCTCCCACGCCCGGTACGTGTCCTGGAGATTGAGCCACAGCTCTGCCGAGGTACCAAGCGCTGCCCCGACCAGCTCGGCGGATTCCCGCGTAAGCTCCCGCTCGCCCGAGATGAGCTCTTCAACGAAGCGCGTCGGCCGTCCCATGATCGCGGCGAAATCTGCTTCGCTCCAACCACGTTCTTCCAGTTCCTCCGCGAGGAAATCTCCTACTGGGAACGCTTCTGCCAAGGGTTGAGTAGCCACTGTTCACCTCCGTCAGTGGTAGTCGACCATTTCAATAACAACTGCGATGCGTCCATCTTCGCTAGTTTCAAATCGAATAACAAGGCGATATTGCTTATTCAGCCACCCCTACGCCAGCCGCACGCGCGCCCGCTCTAGCCGGTGCGCCTGCATAACCTTCTCCACCGCGTACACGATCTCCCGCAGCGCGCCGAACCCGGAACGCTTCGTGGACAGATCCACCGTCACTTGCACGCTGCCGACCCACATCTCCAGCACCACGTCCGGCTCCGCCTTGTTGGGTCCGAACAGCGGCAGCGGAAAGTAGATGGTGCTGGGCTCGGGCACGATCTCGACGCCGCGAACTTCTTCGCACTCGAAATCCATGCGCATGCCCGCAAGACCTGCGCGCTTCGGGCCTCCAAGTGTCGGAAGCGTCACTTCACTGATTTCGACCCGCATTGCATGGGCTACTGCGCCAAGACGCACCGGCTGGGGCAGAGCCCACGAGATGCTGGTGCACAGCACCGGCATGAATTCCATGATCCCCTGTTCAGCCTGCTCACGTGCCGTGACAGCAAGCGAGTAGATAGCAGCGAACCTCGGCTCAAGAGCCATCGCTTCCCTACATATCTCCGCGAGCATCCCCGCTGCACGCGCCGCCCTGTTCGCAGTCCTCGCGTCGCGCAGCATCATCAACGGGACGCCAGCCATCACGGTGTAGCTGACCAGCTCCTCAGCGCGCTCCCCGGTGACCGGCTGACTATCGTCCACCGTCCGCCACTGCCTCGCCGTGCGGTTCACGGCATCCACAATTTCCTGCCCGAGCGCCCGCGCAGTCGCGTTCAGCTCGCGCCCCGGATTCTCAACTATTACCCGGCCCCCAACGTGCGTTCCCGCCGCCTTGGCCCCAATTTTCCAAGTTTTCATCCCCATGCCGCGCAGCCTACGGGGCAGCCTGCTCAAGCACAGCCCCTCGAGTGCTCATTTCAGTGGACATTTGCCTATCGACGCACCAAAGGTTTCCAACGCCCAACAGTTGGTGCGCACCCAGTTGTCCGCAATGCGGAGTCCGCAAAGCCCTCGGGCAGGTGGCGGATTTCTAAATCACAGAACGTATCTGTTTCGCTGCAGGTGAGAGCGCCGTTATAGTGTCATGCGCAAATCCATTAGCAGGGAGGTGTTAGGTGGCTTTTAGCGCCCTAGTGACCCTTATGGGCGTGTGGTTCGCGGCGATGGCGTCACCGGGTCCAGACGTAATGCAAATCATTCGCTTAGGTGCGCGCTCTACGCGCGCAGCCGTATGGGCGGCGCTGGGTAGTACCACCGGCCTTACCATCTGGACCGTGGCCTCCTTAGCGGGGCTGTCCGCATTGATTTCTGCGCACCCTGGCATCCTCGTAGCACTGCAGGTTGTCGGTGGCAGTTACCTGCTGTGGATGGCCTATACCGCAATTACCGGTGGCATCAAGGAGCGCCGCGCGCCCGCAACTGTAGTGGGTACCGATACCCGCGCCCCGCAGCCGCGCGGGTTTACACCGGACGGCATCATCAAGGCATCCACCGCTTTTCGCATGGGATTTATCTGCGATCTTTCGAACCCCAAGGTGGTCATTTTCTTCGGCGCCATCTTTGCCAATTTCATCGATCCCGGCATGGGCATCGGTGCCAATCTCATGGTGGGTGCCGTATTGATTCTGGAAAGCCTTGTGCTCTTTGTGGGTGTGGCTTTGGCTACCCGCGCGGTTGCGAAGTGGATGGCTAAGAACTCCGCCTGGGTGGATATTGTCAGCGGTGTGGTCTTCCTTCTGCTGGGTGTGATTATCCTTTTTGAGGGCTTACGTTCTCTTTGAGGGCTTTGACCAACACGATCGAGCCGAGGAAATATGGCTCCTCCGCCCGCCACGCTACCGTCCCGGCCGGAGGCCTCGGCGAACTCGTCGAGCAACGCGAGAACGTCAGGGTAGCGCTACCCACGATGGGGTTTATCCAACTGCGCGGAGGTGACGAGTCCGTCGTCTTCCAGCCTGTCCAGAGCATTTCGGCCAGTGCATACGAGGGCGTCTACCAAACTTATGCCGTTATCCTTGGCGGTTGCTCACGGACACCAAACTTATCGACGGCTAAAGCGGTCCCCGGCACAGACCCCCATCACGCCGGCCGCACCCGCGCCCGCCCCAGCCGGTGCGCCTGCACAACCTCCTCCACGGCATACACCATGTCCCGAAGAGCACCGTACCCAGCGAGCTTCGCCTCGAGGTCCACGATCACCTGCAGGCCATCGACCCACATCTCCATAACCACGCGCGGTTCCGCCGTCCCCGGCGCAAACAGCGGCAGCGGGAAGTACGCTGAGCCGGAGTCTTTACCGATTTCGCCGCCATCTACCTCGCTGCATTTGTAGTTCAGGCCCATCTCCGCCAGGCCGTCGCCAGCCAATTCAGCGCTAGGTTCCGGGAAGTCAACCTCCCGGATTTCCACCCGCATCGCGCGATCCGCCTCGCCCGCGCTGGAGAGAGGTTGCGGCAACACGCTGGAGATGGTATCGCAAAACGGCCCCATCATGTCCAGACGGCCGGCGGCGGCGCATTCCCGGGCGGAGATCGCTAGCCCGTATACGCCTGCAAACCGCGGTTCCTGTGTGAGCGCCTCCCCGCTGATCTCCACCATCAACCTGGCTGCCGAACCCGCTGATTCTACGGTTGTTGCTTGCCGCATCAGCAGCAGCGGCAAGCCAGCCATCAAGGCAATGCCTGCGAGGTGCTCAGCCACCTCACCTGCTTCCGGCTGCTTCATACTGACCGTCCGACACTTTCTGGCCGCCCGATTTAGTCCGGCAACAACCGCTTGGGTTGCGTCCCTTAGTGTGGTGTAACGCTTGCTGATGGTGGGCCCTGGGAAATACAGGGGCGGCCATCGTCAGTAACCTTTCGACTCAACTACCACATCTCACCGAAAGGCACATGACGATGACCGCTGCACCGCATTCTATCGACCCGACAACCTATCTGGATGATCTGCTCGCTCAAGCCTCCCCGGATCTGATGCGCCAGATGCTGCAAGGGTTTATCAACCAGATCCTCTCCGCCCAGGCCGACACCGTCTGCGGCGCCGAATACGGCGTTGCTTCCACCGAGCGGGTCAACCACCGCAACGGGTACCGCCACCGCGACCTCGACACCCGAGTCGGCACCATCGATGTCGCGGTGCCGAAGCTGCGCCACGGCGCGTTCTTCCCGGACTGGCTGCTAGAGCGCCGCTCACGAGCCGAACGGGCACTATCGACTGTGATTGCCACCTGCTACCTCAAAGGGGTCTCCACCCGCCGAATGAACGATCTGGTGGCAACCCTTGGGATTTCTCACCTGTCGAAATCGCAAGTCTCGCGCATGTCGGAAGAACTCGACGAGATGGTCGCAGACTTCAGAAACCGCCCACTGGATCCCGGCGGGTACTCCTACCTGTCGTGCGACGCGTTGACGATCAAAGTGCGCGAAGGCGGCCGGGTGGTCAAATGCTCCGTGCTGCTTGCCACCGGTGTCAACGCCGACGGGTACCGCGAAATGCTCGGCATGCACGTTGCCACTGCGGAATCCAACGCGTCGTGGAAAGGCTTCTTCCAAGACTTAAAAGCCCGCGGGCTTCGCGGTGTCTTCCTTATCACCAGTGATGCTCATGAGGGCATCCAGCACGCGATATCTGAAGTGCTGCCTGACGCGTCCTGGCAGCGGTGTCGCACCCATTTCGCGAAAAACCTTTACGAAAAGGTGCCGAAAACCCAGTGGCCGATGGTCTCGGCGATGTTCCAGACGATCTTCCAGCAACCCGACGCCCAATCCACCTGGGGACAAGCCCGCGAAGTCGTTGACCTGTTGGAGCCGAAGTTCCCCCAGGTTGCGGCGTATCTGGAGGAATCACTCGATGAGGTGCTGGCGTTTACCGCAGCGCCGAAACCGGTCTGGACGAAGGTGTGGTCAAACAACCCCACCGAGCGGTTAAACCGGGAGATCCGCCGGCGCACCGACGTCGTGGGTATCTTCCCGAACCGCGAATCGATCATCCGGCTTGTCGGCGCCGTCCTTGCCGAGCAACACGACGATTGGATCCAACAAAAACGCTACATGTCACTATCTGCACTCGAGCACACCAAACACCTCATGCACCAACCCAACCCCCACACAGGAGATGATCATGGTGACCACCACCAGCTAACCGCCTAACAACCCCCCAACTTCATACCGAGCCGAAAGCACAAACGGCTACACCACTACACGGGACTTGACCACCGCTTGCCCAAGCTCCCGCCCAGAAGCGTCAATCTCACCGAAACGGTTCGCAACAATTACCCGGCCCCCAACGTGCGTTCCCGCCGCCTTAGCCCCAATTTTCCAAGTTTTCATCCCCATGCCCGGCAGCCTACGTCGCACCCCGCGCGAGCACAGCCCCTCACGTGCTCATTTCAGTGGACATCCGCCTATCGACGCACCAAAGGTTGCCAACCGCAAACAGTTGGTGCGCACCCAATTGTCCGCAATGCGGAGTTGTTAGAGCCAGTCTGCGCCCTTGTCATCGAGATCGACCAATGGCGGCCCACCGCAGTCGTACGCTGGTAGCTCATCTGCAGCATTTGACCCCGCCGATTCCCCAGCCCGCCCCAGCACCTGACGAAGGTCGCTCTTTACAGCCGCCACCTTGGCTGCCTCGAGAATGTTCGAGGAGAGATTGATGGAGGTGCTCATGCCGAAGAGCCTATTGAGCGTCAACGCTTCAGGCAATAGCTCCATGTCCGGCAGTTTCAAAACTTGGCGGACTCAAACAGTTGGTGCGTACCCACTTGTCCGCAATGTGGAGTCCGCAAGGGGCGACGCTCAAAATCGCCCCAGCTCATCAGCTCTATGCACGACGGGTTCAAGGTCGTACCCGAGCACGGCAAGAACGTCGATCACCTTGCCAATCTCGGCCGTCGGCTTACCGTGCTCCAGCTCCCGAAGGAACCGGTCCGACACGTCGGCAAGCTCGGCGACCTCCAGTTGGGTCAGCCTCCGCTCCTTACGCTGGGCGCGCACAAAGCTGCCGAGTGCCTCTATGTCCACGTGTCTCGTCTCCTCGCTGACCGTATGCTGTTACGGAACGTTCGCACCGAATCTGTTCCTATAGGCCGTGAGGTTAGCGCAAAACAGCGCATTTCGGTGTGTTCGCTCCGACTTGGAGGCACGCGCCCTCATTTTCAGATCGGCACGTTCGTTCCGCCGAGGGCAAGCTGGCAGGGTGGTCTCGGCCGCATACACGCAGCGATCTGCCTATCTACGCACCGGCTTAGCCCAGCGGCGCGTAGCCAAAGTCACCGCGCTGCACCTGACTGCGGGCATTCGGGTCGAAGGTTGCGCACAGGGCTGCCGCCACGTAGCGCACACCGCCTGCCGGCGAAGAGGAGCCGACGCGCTCGGCGCAGTTCTCCAGGGCTGGCAGGCCGATACTCTCCCCGGGCGAAGTCATGGAGAAGAAGGACGCGGCCATCATGGTGTTGCCATCGGCGCGCACGTATTCCGAAGAGCCCTTAATAGCTTGCCAAGCAATCGCCCCGACGGGATCGGTGCGGAACTGGTCCCGCTCAGTTGGGGTCAGCTCGGCGTTAGCAGCAGGCACGGACAGTGTTGTGATGAGCAGTGCTGCTGTTGCAGCAAGGAGAGGAAACTTTTTCATAGGAACACTCTATCTCCCGCGCCACAGTTTTCCTCGGCATTGCCGACCCCGGCTTAACTGATGGCGCTGCGCAACTGTCGAATCTCGGCAGGCCCCACACGGCGCAATGCGGAGTCCGCAAGGGCCGACGCATCGGTAACCTCCGTCACCTCAAGCTGAGTCGGTTTGGGTTTCGGATTACGCTCAACCACATGGGTTCCCCGAAGACGCTGCAGCTTTTCATGATGGACGGCACCGCCGCCGGGCCGATCAAGGCTTCAATTCGAAATTGGGTCGGGCGGGTGTATTCGATTCCGCGAACCGAGCTCAATTCGGAAGAGTTGCGCCGCCGCCCTGAGCTCAACCACCCGGCGGTGTACTTTCTGGTGGGCACAAACCCGGAGACGGATAAGCCACGGATCTACATTGGGCAGACCGCACCACGGCAGAACGGGGTAGCGTTCGCCCGCGCCGCCGAGCACGCGCGCAGTGAAGACAAGGACTTCTTCAACCGCATCATCTACGTAGTTGTTGTGGATGACTCCTGGGGTGCCACCGAGATCACCTTCCTGGAAAACGCGTTCCACCAGCGCGCTATCAGAGCAGACCGATATGAGATAGCGAACGGCAACACCCCGTCCGCCGGCAGTGTCAGCGAGGAGACGCAGGCAGAGCTCGACGAGTTCATCGAGAACACCAACCTGATCATCAGCGCATTGGGTATCTCCGCGTTTCAACCGAAGGCGACCGCGGGGAAGTCGTCGGCTGTGCACTCCTCAGGCACAACCCTGAATCAACAAGCAAAAGAGGAAGAACCGACGTTTGAACTTACCGTTCCACGGCATGGAGTACAGGGCCTGGGCCAACGCACCGCAGACGGCTTTTTAGTGCTGGCAGGTTCGACGCTCCGGAAAGAGCTTCTGCCCAGCGCCGCGCGAGGTGTCCACGCAACCCGGGACCGCTATGCGGACCAGATTCAAAACGGCACGTTGCTCTCAGATCTCGAATTCACAAGCCCATCGGCTGCTGCATCGTTTCTCGTCGGCGGTGCTGCGAATGGGCGAAGGCTTTGGCACCTCCAAGAGGAGCCAACCACCACGCTGGCGGATTGGGAGGACCGCGAAGGCGACGAGGCAGACCACCAGGCAGCGCAGCCCGAAACGCTCTAACCCTCCGGCAGCAGCTCCGACCGCTCGCCGACGGTAGTCACCACCAGTGCGTCGCGGGCGCGGGAGGCCGCCACGTACAGCAGTGAGCGCTCGCGTTGGAGGGCGGCGCGGGCGTCCTCCTCTGACAGGTTCTTTAGGCGGAAGCGCAGCGGCATGATCTCCTTGCCCACGCCCATGAGGATCACGTGGGTGAACTCCATGCCCTTGGCGCCGTGCATGGTCATCACACTGACCTGCTCGTGGGAGGCCAGTTCCGCATTTTTGGTCTGCACGGCGTCGATGCCGTGGTCTGCAAGTCCGGCCACCACGCGGGAGAGCTGCCCGCGGGTGCGGCACATCACGCCGACGCGGACCTCCTTGTGCGTGCCCTCCTCGGCCGCACGCTCGGCTTCCTCCAGCCACACGTTGATCAAGCCAGCGGCTACGGCAAATTCTTCGTCCTCGGACGCCGCGGTCACGATCATCGGCGCTGGGCCGGACCTCGCGGAGCGGTACTTCCCAACGGAATCCTTATCACCCTCCGCGTCCAGGAACTCCATGTCGCCGCCAACCAAGATGCGCAGCGCATAATCCAGGTTCTCCTTGGTGGTGCGGTAGTTCAGCGTCAGGCGCTGGGATGCTCGCCCGCGGGTGGAGATGCCGAAGTGCGACAGGGTCAGCGGATGGCCGTAGATGCGCTGGTGGGAGTCCTCGGCCAAGAACACGTCGTTAGGCCCATGCGCCACGCACGCGCGCAGGAAGCGCCAGTGCCCGGCGTTGAAGTCTTGGGCCTCGTCGACCACCACGTGGTCGAACAGCGACCCGCCGCCGCGCTCGTAGCGCACGTTCAAAATCTCTGCACCCACGGCGGACATGGTGGGCCAGAACAGCTGGCCATCGATGGCTTGGGTCTGCATCAGCGACTCCAGCACGGCCCACACCTGCTTGCGCTGCTTGCGGTTCAGGGGCGTGCCGCGGCCGGTGCGGGCGACCTTCAGGTACTCCGCCAAAGACACAATCCCGTTGGCCAGCACCACGGTCTCGTACTCGGCCTGCAGGAACGCCTCATTAGCAATCTCGCGCGGCAGCTCCTCCGGGGCGGACTCCACCGCGCCCTCCCACACCTGGCGCGCTGCCATGTCGGTGTACGGGCGCACGCGCGGGGCGGTGACGCCGAGCACGCGCCGGGTGGCCTCTTCCGTCTCCTCCACAGAGCCGAGGGAGACCACCTTGCGCACCACGGCATCGATGTTGTCCACCCACACGCCGTCCTCACCAGGCTCGCCGGCCTCCGGGTAGGAGGGACTCAACGCGTTGAGCTGGGACTTCAACCCTTGCGCCAGACCCTTGGTAAACGTGGTCAGCAGTACGCGCGGGCCGGCCCCCGCAATATGCCCCGCGGCCAGGTTGTTCGCGCGGTGCACCGCCACCACCGTCTTGCCGGTACCAGCGCCGCCGAACACGCGCGCGGACCCGGAGTAGGAGTTCTCCGCCATACGGCGCTGCTCCGGGTGGATGTACACGCGCCATTGGTCGAAATTGCCGGACTCGATCACGCTGCGCAGGGACTCGGTCTCCACGTCGTCCACGTACGCGAACTCCAGCTCCGCAGCCGCCTGACGCAGGCCCGCCAGCAGGCGCGCATCCTCGGACTCGGCAGCCTCCGCAGCCGAAACCTTGCGCAGCCCCAGCGACTCGCGCGTTTCCTCCACCGAGTACCCCGCCACCAGAGCGAGCACCGCTTCGTGCTCCCACTTCGGCCGGGAGGCAAGCAGCGCGTCCAGCCCGTCCTCGGACTCGAGTGCGAGCACCTGCTCAGTCAGCGCGGGATCAATGCCCAGCTCGTCCCACAGCATCGAAGGCGTGAGCCCTTCCAGCGCCTCACGGGGCGCGGGCGATGGCTTATCCGCGAGCTCCGCAACAACCCCCTGCTGCGCCGCCAGTTCACGCGCGGCCTGGGCTGCAGCTTCCGCCTTCGCCTGCGAGTCCTCGACAGGCTGAACGCTCTCAACCGCATCTTCCTTGATCAGCGTCGTAATACCGTTGATCGGGTTCACGTCCAGGCGCAGCCGCGCCGGGTCCAGCCGCTCAGCCTTGAGGTTGCCTTCGTCGTGCGAGTCCACGTCCACAAGCACGAAGTGGTGCGTGTCCTTGTCTTTGATCTCAAAGAGCACGGCGCGGAACTGGTCGTTGACGCGGCCGGTACGCACGCGCTTGTCCACGGCGTTCGTGAGCGTCTTGATCTTCAGCGACGGGTTCGTCGGGTCCACCGAGAGCTTCTGCAGGAAGTTCATCGTCGGCTTCATCAGCGCGCCGTCGATGTCCAACCCGCTGTACAGGCTAAACGTCACCATGGTGTTTTACTCCTTACCCAGCAGCGCCGCCGGGATCGTCTCTGGCGAGAGTGTATCGGGGTACAGCAGCGTCCAACCTTGCTCGCGAAGCTTGGCTTCGGCACCCGCGTAGGAGGCGTCCTGCTCAATCAACAGCGCAATGCGCAGCTCGGTCCAGGACACGGCGGTGGGGATGGAGCCGATTTCCTCGCCGATCTCCTCGGTCGGCGCCGCACCCGCGTCCACGAGGGTGCGCAGCGCGGCGGCCACGTCGGCTTCGTCCTCGAACTCCTCGATCGCCTCGGCCCACAACCCACTCACCGCGGTCTCGACGGCACTTTGCTTATCGACGACCTCCGGTTGCCCAACCATCTCCCCATCACCGACCGCAACAGTGACGGCGTTGTTGGCCAGCCACATGATGTTGGCGAAGCGCAGGAAGTCGCGCCAGTTGTCGGTGGTGATGGAGCCGGGTTCGGTGGCGTCGACGTGCAGGCGGCGCAGGGCCACTGCACCATCCGCCAGGGTTCCGTCGAAATGGACCTCGCTGCGGAAGGTCAGGCGCCCACCACCCGGGATGCGTGAGGGGCGAAGC
It includes:
- a CDS encoding helix-turn-helix transcriptional regulator, with the translated sequence MATQPLAEAFPVGDFLAEELEERGWSEADFAAIMGRPTRFVEELISGERELTRESAELVGAALGTSAELWLNLQDTYRAWEHFSRR
- a CDS encoding helix-turn-helix transcriptional regulator; amino-acid sequence: MDIEALGSFVRAQRKERRLTQLEVAELADVSDRFLRELEHGKPTAEIGKVIDVLAVLGYDLEPVVHRADELGRF
- a CDS encoding GIY-YIG nuclease family protein: MGSPKTLQLFMMDGTAAGPIKASIRNWVGRVYSIPRTELNSEELRRRPELNHPAVYFLVGTNPETDKPRIYIGQTAPRQNGVAFARAAEHARSEDKDFFNRIIYVVVVDDSWGATEITFLENAFHQRAIRADRYEIANGNTPSAGSVSEETQAELDEFIENTNLIISALGISAFQPKATAGKSSAVHSSGTTLNQQAKEEEPTFELTVPRHGVQGLGQRTADGFLVLAGSTLRKELLPSAARGVHATRDRYADQIQNGTLLSDLEFTSPSAAASFLVGGAANGRRLWHLQEEPTTTLADWEDREGDEADHQAAQPETL
- a CDS encoding 3'-5' exonuclease, with the translated sequence MVTFSLYSGLDIDGALMKPTMNFLQKLSVDPTNPSLKIKTLTNAVDKRVRTGRVNDQFRAVLFEIKDKDTHHFVLVDVDSHDEGNLKAERLDPARLRLDVNPINGITTLIKEDAVESVQPVEDSQAKAEAAAQAARELAAQQGVVAELADKPSPAPREALEGLTPSMLWDELGIDPALTEQVLALESEDGLDALLASRPKWEHEAVLALVAGYSVEETRESLGLRKVSAAEAAESEDARLLAGLRQAAAELEFAYVDDVETESLRSVIESGNFDQWRVYIHPEQRRMAENSYSGSARVFGGAGTGKTVVAVHRANNLAAGHIAGAGPRVLLTTFTKGLAQGLKSQLNALSPSYPEAGEPGEDGVWVDNIDAVVRKVVSLGSVEETEEATRRVLGVTAPRVRPYTDMAARQVWEGAVESAPEELPREIANEAFLQAEYETVVLANGIVSLAEYLKVARTGRGTPLNRKQRKQVWAVLESLMQTQAIDGQLFWPTMSAVGAEILNVRYERGGGSLFDHVVVDEAQDFNAGHWRFLRACVAHGPNDVFLAEDSHQRIYGHPLTLSHFGISTRGRASQRLTLNYRTTKENLDYALRILVGGDMEFLDAEGDKDSVGKYRSARSGPAPMIVTAASEDEEFAVAAGLINVWLEEAERAAEEGTHKEVRVGVMCRTRGQLSRVVAGLADHGIDAVQTKNAELASHEQVSVMTMHGAKGMEFTHVILMGVGKEIMPLRFRLKNLSEEDARAALQRERSLLYVAASRARDALVVTTVGERSELLPEG
- a CDS encoding LysE family translocator, which codes for MASPGPDVMQIIRLGARSTRAAVWAALGSTTGLTIWTVASLAGLSALISAHPGILVALQVVGGSYLLWMAYTAITGGIKERRAPATVVGTDTRAPQPRGFTPDGIIKASTAFRMGFICDLSNPKVVIFFGAIFANFIDPGMGIGANLMVGAVLILESLVLFVGVALATRAVAKWMAKNSAWVDIVSGVVFLLLGVIILFEGLRSL
- a CDS encoding IS256 family transposase; the encoded protein is MTAAPHSIDPTTYLDDLLAQASPDLMRQMLQGFINQILSAQADTVCGAEYGVASTERVNHRNGYRHRDLDTRVGTIDVAVPKLRHGAFFPDWLLERRSRAERALSTVIATCYLKGVSTRRMNDLVATLGISHLSKSQVSRMSEELDEMVADFRNRPLDPGGYSYLSCDALTIKVREGGRVVKCSVLLATGVNADGYREMLGMHVATAESNASWKGFFQDLKARGLRGVFLITSDAHEGIQHAISEVLPDASWQRCRTHFAKNLYEKVPKTQWPMVSAMFQTIFQQPDAQSTWGQAREVVDLLEPKFPQVAAYLEESLDEVLAFTAAPKPVWTKVWSNNPTERLNREIRRRTDVVGIFPNRESIIRLVGAVLAEQHDDWIQQKRYMSLSALEHTKHLMHQPNPHTGDDHGDHHQLTA